From the genome of Anoplopoma fimbria isolate UVic2021 breed Golden Eagle Sablefish chromosome 1, Afim_UVic_2022, whole genome shotgun sequence, one region includes:
- the synrg gene encoding synergin gamma isoform X3, with protein MALRPGSGGGGSFMYPVGGGLGPPQGMVPMQQQQQQQQQQQGFPMVPVMQPNMQGMMGMNFGGQMPAGAMPMQGGMAIGMQTPGMQFMGQPQYMGMRPAGPQYTADMQKQMAEEHQKRLEQQQKMLEEDRKRRQFEEQKQKLRLLSSVKPKTGEKSRDDALEAIKGNLDGFSRDAKMYPTSSSQTKKPDSSPPHSSVPTHSLPQALSEENDEFSDFQGPVDAPASFPPPSSTSFASGLSSQALVQPSPTAPVTGFSPDDDEFSDFVQGPLNAFPPSNFHLSSEAQVQPSSPSLKAGLSSSSSLPQSLPASVSISTVTQHSAVNNSSQSTFQGPSLEEKLFSSCNFTADKTAQVSFKSKQRLTEMGPGTKVSTQFHSSTKARNWAAAPQDLSSVFVAEKQPEAPVSAPSAPPSAVDSSPQTSSDSAGVGVYPQQEHIQPMLPAWLYNDSLIPEMFKKVFEFTMTPAGIDTANLYPILMSSGLPREALGQIWATANRTTPGMLTKEELYTVLALIGVAQSGLPAMNVEILSQFPSPPVPNLPALAMAMAPVMPQHQQAMMTKPPVSMSMAMPTSAPPVMGMTSATQSQAPTNTNFIASFPPAQGPKADDDDFQDFQEAPKAGAGDLSFTEFQGESGASFPTTIASQHQNSAPAMLTPVSGSSSASVTSSDKYAVFKQLSVDPPAEPTPPVSDIGDKYSVFRQLEQPADKKTVGEGFADFKSVSADDGFTDFKTADSVSPLDPSDQAKIFQPSFPSAFPTSQSLQHIPQQQQQPAVSLSQPKNPLNMADLDLFSSIAPSVPAPTETKPSTFPSVSVPPSLVLLPGGSKPQGGGADDFGDFALFGSSSDAAQASAAGGAVAAPQDDFADFMAFGSSGGEPKGESSSVGVQGETSTQERPQQSSDKYDVFKQLSLEGGLAYDDTKSGGGSFSSLKSDTDDFADFQSSKFCTALGASEKTLVDKVAAFKQAKEDSASVKSLDLPSIGGSSVGKDDSEDALSVQLDMKLSDMGGDLKHVMSDSSLDLPGLSAHQPPATEGDDLKFDPFGTSGLSTLSSYDWSDREECLPGEVRKPQGFEGASLPSLVPAQRKELTFGSTENITSSSVAKITTSFPTQDGSSTDDKFEAFADFGPSNQGGGDDEDDFGDFASTVSEKSDSPAATAEGGSEGNQSEASDEFGAFHGDKPKFGKSDFLKASAQTNVKSSEEMIKNELATFDLSVQGSHKRSHSLGDKEIGRSPPSPAPEQPFRDRSNTLSEKPALPVIRDKYKDLTGEVEESERYAYEWQRCLENALEVITKANNILNSISSSSVCTEVIQSAQGMEYLLGVVEVYRVTRRVELGIKATAVCSEKLQQLLKDISRVWNNLMGFMSLAKLAPDESSLDFSSCILRHGIKNAKELACGVCLLNVDARSKAFNSETDNFKLLYGGHQYHASCANFWINCVEPKPPGLILPDLL; from the exons TTTTATGTATCCTGTTGGAGGGGGCCTGGGACCGCCACAAG GCATGGTCCCcatgcagcaacaacaacaacagcagcagcaacagcagggCTTCCCTATGGTTCCGGTCATGCAACCGAACATGCAGGGCATGATGGGAATGAACTTCGGGGGACAGATGCCCGCAGGAGCTATGCCTATGCAG GGAGGGATGGCTATTGGCATGCAGACCCCTGGGATGCAGTTCATGGGTCAGCCGCAGTATATGGGGATGAGACCTGCTGGACCCCAATACACTGCCgacatgcaaaaacaaatggCTGAGGAGCACCA AAAACgcctggagcagcagcagaagatgctggaggaggacaggaaaagaagacaatttgaggagcagaaacagaagctgAGGCTGCTCAGCAGTGTCAAACCCAAG ACAGGTGAGAAGAGCCGCGATGATGCCTTGGAGGCAATCAAAGGCAACCTGGATGGCTTCAGCAGAGACGCGAAGATGTACCCTACTTCATCATCACAGACCAAGAAGCCAG ACTCATCGCCACCACATTCTTCTGTCCCCACTCACTCCCTGCCCCAAGCTTTGTCGGAAGAAAATGATGAGTTTAGTGACTTTCAAGGGCCTGTAGACGCCCCCGCCTCCTTCCCTCCGccctcctccacttccttcGCATCGGGCCTCTCCTCTCAGGCCCTCGTCCAGCCTTCGCCCACTGCCCCCGTGACAGGTTTCTCTCCAGACGATGACGAGTTTAGTGACTTTGTTCAGGGTCCTCTAAATGCGTTCCCTCCCTCCAACTTCCACCTCTCCTCTGAGGCCCAAGTCCAACCTTCATCCCCTTCCCTGAAGGCAggcctgtcctcctcctcttccctccctcagTCCCTTCCTGCCTCTGTGTCCATTTCCACTGTCACCCAACACTCTGCTGTCAACAACAGCTCCCAATCTACATTTCAAG GCCCGTCCCTGGAAGAGAAGCTATTCTCCTCATGCAATTTTACTGCTGATAAGACGGCACAGGTTAGCTTTAAATCCAAGCAGCGTTTGACTGAAATGGGTCCTGGAACTAAAGTTTCAACCCAGTTTCACTCCAGCACTAAAGCGAGGAATTGGGCTGCGGCCCCTCAGGACTTGAGTTCGGTCTTCGTGGCAGAAAAGCAACCTGAGGCCCCGGTGTCGGCACCCAGCGCCCCCCCATCAGCCGTTGACTCGTCTCCTCAAACCAGTAGTGACAGTG CAGGTGTTGGAGTGTACCCACAACAAGAGCACATTCAGCCCATGCTGCCAGCCTGGCTTTACAATGACAGCCTCATCCCAG AAATGTTCAAGAAGGTTTTTGAATTCACCATGACTCCGGCAGGGATAGACACAGCCAACCTCTACCCTATACTAATGTCATCAGGACTTCCCAGGGAAGCACTGGGGCAAATCTGGGCGACAGCTAACCGCACGACACCTGGCATGCTGACCAAGGAGGAGCTCTACACCGTACTTGCACTAATTGGTGTGGCGCAG AGTGGCCTCCCAGCAATGAATGTGGAAATTCTCAGTCAGTTTCCTTCTCCGCCAGTGCCCAACCTGCCGGCCCTGGCTATGGCCATGGCCCCCGTGATGCCCCAGCACCAGCAGGCCATGATGACCAAGCCCCCGGTTTCTATGTCCATGGCCATGCCCACATCAGCACCACCAGTTATGGGCATGACATCCGCAACGCAGTCTCAAGCACCCACAAACACTAACTTCATAGCCAGTTTCCCTCCAGCACAG GGGCCCAAAGCAGATGACGACGACTTCCAGGATTTCCAGGAGGCTCCAAAGGCAGGAGCAGGAGACCTGTCCTTCACTGAGTTCCAGGGGGAGTCGGGTGCAAGTTTCCCCACCACCATTGCATCGCAGCACCAAAACAG TGCGCCTGCTATGCTGACTCCAGTGTCTGGTTCCTCGTCCGCCTCCGTCACATCCTCTGATAAGTACGCTGTTTTCAAGCAGCTGTCTGTGGATCCGCCTGCAGAGCCTACACCCCCCGTCTCAG ATATTGGGGACAAATACAGTGTATTCAGACAGCTAGAGCAGCCTGCTGACAAGAAAACAGTCG GGGAAGGATTTGCAGATTTCAAGTCCGTCAGCGCTGATGATGGCTTCACAGACTTTAAAACCGCAGACAGCGTCTCTCCATTAGACCCTTCAGACCAGGCCAAGATCTTTCAACCTTCCTTCCCCTCTGCTTTCCCAACCTCTCAGTCACTACAACATAtaccacagcagcagcaacagccaGCAGTGTCTCTTTCTCAGCCCAAAAATCCTCTCAACATGGCGGACCTGGACCTTTTCTCTTCTATAGCGCCCTCTGTTCCTGCCCCCACTGAGACAAAACCCAGCACATTCCCCTCAGTGTCTGTTCCTCCCTCTCTAGTGCTCCTACCAGGTGGATCAAAACCTCAAGGGGGAGGTGCAGACGATTTTGGGGATTTTGCCCTCTTTGGCTCATCCTCTGATGCTGCTCAGGCTTCAGCAGCGGGAGGAGCTGTGGCAGCGCCTCAGGACGACTTTGCAGATTTCATGGCGTTTGGCAGTTCTGGTGGGGAACCTAAAGGCGAGAGCAGCAGCGTGGGGGTCCAAGGGGAGACCTCCACTCAGGAGCGACCTCAGCAGAGCTCAGACAAGTATGACGTATTCAAACAGCTGTCTCTGGAGGGAGGCCTGGCCTACGATGACACTAAGAGTGGCGGTggctccttctcttctctcaaGAGTGACACGGATGACTTTGCTGACTTTCAGTCCTCAAAGTTCTGCACAGCGCTCGGGGCTTCGGAAAAGACTCTGGTGGACAAGGTGGCCGCTTTCAAACAGGCCAAAGAGGACTCTGCCTCTGTCAAGTCCCTCGACCTCCCGTCCATTGGGGGGAGCAGCGTAGGAAAGGACGACTCTGAAGACGCACTCTCAGTTCAGCTGGACATGAAGCTCTCGGATATGGGCGGAGACCTGAAACATGTGATGTCGGACAGCTCTCTGGATTTGCCCGGTCTCTCGGCCCACCAGCCCCCCGCTACAG AAGGAGACGACCTGAAATTTGACCCCTTCGGGACGTCGGGCCTCAGCACCCTGTCCAGCTACGACTGGTCAGACCGTGAGGAATGTCTGCCCGGGGAGGTCAGAAAGCCGCAGGGCTTTGAAGGAGCTTCCCTGCCATCTTTAGTGCCAGCACAGAGGAAGGAGCTGACCTTTGGCAGCACAGAAAACATCACAAGCAGCTCCGTAGCAAAGATCACAACCTCCTTTCCCACCCAGGACGGCTCATCCACAGATGACAAGTTTGAAGCCTTCGCTGATTTTGGCCCCAGCAACCAGGGAGGTGGCGATGACGAGGACGACTTCGGGGACTTTGCAAGCACTGTTTCTGAAAAGTCTGACTCACCTGCCGCCACTGCTGAGGGCGGCTCCGAGGGGAACCAAAGTGAGGCCTCTGATGAGTTCGGAGCCTTCCATGGGGACAAGCCAAAGTTTGGCAAGTCTGACTTCCTCAAAGCCAGCGCTCAGACCAACGTCAAGTCCAGTGAGGAGATGATCAAGAACGAACTGGCCACCTTTGACTTGTCTGTTCAAG GCTCCCACAAACGCAGTCACAGTTTGGGCGACAAGGAGATTGGGCGTTCTCCTCCGTCCCCGGCTCCAGAGCAGCCCTTCAGAGACCGATCCAACACCCTGAGCGAGAAGCCCGCCCTGCCTGTCATCAGGGACAAGTATAAGGACCTGactggggaggtggag gagAGCGAGCGTTACGCATACGAGTGGCAAAGGTGTCTGGAAAATGCTTTGGag GTCATCACCAAAGCCAACAACATCCTGAACAGCATCAGCAGCTCCTCTGTCTGCACCGAGGTCATCCAGTCCGCTCAGGGCATGGAGTACCTGCTGG GCGTTGTGGAAGTGTATCGTGTCACCAGGCGGGTGGAGCTGGGCATCAAAGCGACCGCCGTGTGCTCcgagaagctgcagcagctgctgaagGACATCAGCCGCGTTTGGAACAACCTCATGGGCTTCATGTCGCTGGCCAAGCTTGCT cCTGATGAAAGCTCCCTCGATTTCTCCTCCTGTATTTTGAGGCACGGCATTAAGAATGCCAAGGAGCTGGCTTGTGGGGTGTGTCTACTCAACGTCGACGCTCGCAGCAAg GCATTCAACTCGGAGACAGACAACTTCAAACTGCTGTACGGAGGCCACCAGTACCACGCCAGCTGTGCCAATTTCTGGATTAACTGTGTGGAGCCCAAACCCCCCGGCCTCATACTGCCTGACCTGCTCTGA
- the synrg gene encoding synergin gamma isoform X1: MALRPGSGGGGSFMYPVGGGLGPPQGMVPMQQQQQQQQQQQGFPMVPVMQPNMQGMMGMNFGGQMPAGAMPMQGGMAIGMQTPGMQFMGQPQYMGMRPAGPQYTADMQKQMAEEHQKRLEQQQKMLEEDRKRRQFEEQKQKLRLLSSVKPKTGEKSRDDALEAIKGNLDGFSRDAKMYPTSSSQTKKPDSSPPHSSVPTHSLPQALSEENDEFSDFQGPVDAPASFPPPSSTSFASGLSSQALVQPSPTAPVTGFSPDDDEFSDFVQGPLNAFPPSNFHLSSEAQVQPSSPSLKAGLSSSSSLPQSLPASVSISTVTQHSAVNNSSQSTFQGPSLEEKLFSSCNFTADKTAQVSFKSKQRLTEMGPGTKVSTQFHSSTKARNWAAAPQDLSSVFVAEKQPEAPVSAPSAPPSAVDSSPQTSSDSAGVGVYPQQEHIQPMLPAWLYNDSLIPEMFKKVFEFTMTPAGIDTANLYPILMSSGLPREALGQIWATANRTTPGMLTKEELYTVLALIGVAQSGLPAMNVEILSQFPSPPVPNLPALAMAMAPVMPQHQQAMMTKPPVSMSMAMPTSAPPVMGMTSATQSQAPTNTNFIASFPPAQGPKADDDDFQDFQEAPKAGAGDLSFTEFQGESGASFPTTIASQHQNSAPAMLTPVSGSSSASVTSSDKYAVFKQLSVDPPAEPTPPVSDIGDKYSVFRQLEQPADKKTVGEGFADFKSVSADDGFTDFKTADSVSPLDPSDQAKIFQPSFPSAFPTSQSLQHIPQQQQQPAVSLSQPKNPLNMADLDLFSSIAPSVPAPTETKPSTFPSVSVPPSLVLLPGGSKPQGGGADDFGDFALFGSSSDAAQASAAGGAVAAPQDDFADFMAFGSSGGEPKGESSSVGVQGETSTQERPQQSSDKYDVFKQLSLEGGLAYDDTKSGGGSFSSLKSDTDDFADFQSSKFCTALGASEKTLVDKVAAFKQAKEDSASVKSLDLPSIGGSSVGKDDSEDALSVQLDMKLSDMGGDLKHVMSDSSLDLPGLSAHQPPATEGDDLKFDPFGTSGLSTLSSYDWSDREECLPGEVRKPQGFEGASLPSLVPAQRKELTFGSTENITSSSVAKITTSFPTQDGSSTDDKFEAFADFGPSNQGGGDDEDDFGDFASTVSEKSDSPAATAEGGSEGNQSEASDEFGAFHGDKPKFGKSDFLKASAQTNVKSSEEMIKNELATFDLSVQGSHKRSHSLGDKEIGRSPPSPAPEQPFRDRSNTLSEKPALPVIRDKYKDLTGEVEESERYAYEWQRCLENALEVITKANNILNSISSSSVCTEVIQSAQGMEYLLGVVEVYRVTRRVELGIKATAVCSEKLQQLLKDISRVWNNLMGFMSLAKLAPDESSLDFSSCILRHGIKNAKELACGVCLLNVDARSKSKEESTIGRLFKRAFNSETDNFKLLYGGHQYHASCANFWINCVEPKPPGLILPDLL; encoded by the exons TTTTATGTATCCTGTTGGAGGGGGCCTGGGACCGCCACAAG GCATGGTCCCcatgcagcaacaacaacaacagcagcagcaacagcagggCTTCCCTATGGTTCCGGTCATGCAACCGAACATGCAGGGCATGATGGGAATGAACTTCGGGGGACAGATGCCCGCAGGAGCTATGCCTATGCAG GGAGGGATGGCTATTGGCATGCAGACCCCTGGGATGCAGTTCATGGGTCAGCCGCAGTATATGGGGATGAGACCTGCTGGACCCCAATACACTGCCgacatgcaaaaacaaatggCTGAGGAGCACCA AAAACgcctggagcagcagcagaagatgctggaggaggacaggaaaagaagacaatttgaggagcagaaacagaagctgAGGCTGCTCAGCAGTGTCAAACCCAAG ACAGGTGAGAAGAGCCGCGATGATGCCTTGGAGGCAATCAAAGGCAACCTGGATGGCTTCAGCAGAGACGCGAAGATGTACCCTACTTCATCATCACAGACCAAGAAGCCAG ACTCATCGCCACCACATTCTTCTGTCCCCACTCACTCCCTGCCCCAAGCTTTGTCGGAAGAAAATGATGAGTTTAGTGACTTTCAAGGGCCTGTAGACGCCCCCGCCTCCTTCCCTCCGccctcctccacttccttcGCATCGGGCCTCTCCTCTCAGGCCCTCGTCCAGCCTTCGCCCACTGCCCCCGTGACAGGTTTCTCTCCAGACGATGACGAGTTTAGTGACTTTGTTCAGGGTCCTCTAAATGCGTTCCCTCCCTCCAACTTCCACCTCTCCTCTGAGGCCCAAGTCCAACCTTCATCCCCTTCCCTGAAGGCAggcctgtcctcctcctcttccctccctcagTCCCTTCCTGCCTCTGTGTCCATTTCCACTGTCACCCAACACTCTGCTGTCAACAACAGCTCCCAATCTACATTTCAAG GCCCGTCCCTGGAAGAGAAGCTATTCTCCTCATGCAATTTTACTGCTGATAAGACGGCACAGGTTAGCTTTAAATCCAAGCAGCGTTTGACTGAAATGGGTCCTGGAACTAAAGTTTCAACCCAGTTTCACTCCAGCACTAAAGCGAGGAATTGGGCTGCGGCCCCTCAGGACTTGAGTTCGGTCTTCGTGGCAGAAAAGCAACCTGAGGCCCCGGTGTCGGCACCCAGCGCCCCCCCATCAGCCGTTGACTCGTCTCCTCAAACCAGTAGTGACAGTG CAGGTGTTGGAGTGTACCCACAACAAGAGCACATTCAGCCCATGCTGCCAGCCTGGCTTTACAATGACAGCCTCATCCCAG AAATGTTCAAGAAGGTTTTTGAATTCACCATGACTCCGGCAGGGATAGACACAGCCAACCTCTACCCTATACTAATGTCATCAGGACTTCCCAGGGAAGCACTGGGGCAAATCTGGGCGACAGCTAACCGCACGACACCTGGCATGCTGACCAAGGAGGAGCTCTACACCGTACTTGCACTAATTGGTGTGGCGCAG AGTGGCCTCCCAGCAATGAATGTGGAAATTCTCAGTCAGTTTCCTTCTCCGCCAGTGCCCAACCTGCCGGCCCTGGCTATGGCCATGGCCCCCGTGATGCCCCAGCACCAGCAGGCCATGATGACCAAGCCCCCGGTTTCTATGTCCATGGCCATGCCCACATCAGCACCACCAGTTATGGGCATGACATCCGCAACGCAGTCTCAAGCACCCACAAACACTAACTTCATAGCCAGTTTCCCTCCAGCACAG GGGCCCAAAGCAGATGACGACGACTTCCAGGATTTCCAGGAGGCTCCAAAGGCAGGAGCAGGAGACCTGTCCTTCACTGAGTTCCAGGGGGAGTCGGGTGCAAGTTTCCCCACCACCATTGCATCGCAGCACCAAAACAG TGCGCCTGCTATGCTGACTCCAGTGTCTGGTTCCTCGTCCGCCTCCGTCACATCCTCTGATAAGTACGCTGTTTTCAAGCAGCTGTCTGTGGATCCGCCTGCAGAGCCTACACCCCCCGTCTCAG ATATTGGGGACAAATACAGTGTATTCAGACAGCTAGAGCAGCCTGCTGACAAGAAAACAGTCG GGGAAGGATTTGCAGATTTCAAGTCCGTCAGCGCTGATGATGGCTTCACAGACTTTAAAACCGCAGACAGCGTCTCTCCATTAGACCCTTCAGACCAGGCCAAGATCTTTCAACCTTCCTTCCCCTCTGCTTTCCCAACCTCTCAGTCACTACAACATAtaccacagcagcagcaacagccaGCAGTGTCTCTTTCTCAGCCCAAAAATCCTCTCAACATGGCGGACCTGGACCTTTTCTCTTCTATAGCGCCCTCTGTTCCTGCCCCCACTGAGACAAAACCCAGCACATTCCCCTCAGTGTCTGTTCCTCCCTCTCTAGTGCTCCTACCAGGTGGATCAAAACCTCAAGGGGGAGGTGCAGACGATTTTGGGGATTTTGCCCTCTTTGGCTCATCCTCTGATGCTGCTCAGGCTTCAGCAGCGGGAGGAGCTGTGGCAGCGCCTCAGGACGACTTTGCAGATTTCATGGCGTTTGGCAGTTCTGGTGGGGAACCTAAAGGCGAGAGCAGCAGCGTGGGGGTCCAAGGGGAGACCTCCACTCAGGAGCGACCTCAGCAGAGCTCAGACAAGTATGACGTATTCAAACAGCTGTCTCTGGAGGGAGGCCTGGCCTACGATGACACTAAGAGTGGCGGTggctccttctcttctctcaaGAGTGACACGGATGACTTTGCTGACTTTCAGTCCTCAAAGTTCTGCACAGCGCTCGGGGCTTCGGAAAAGACTCTGGTGGACAAGGTGGCCGCTTTCAAACAGGCCAAAGAGGACTCTGCCTCTGTCAAGTCCCTCGACCTCCCGTCCATTGGGGGGAGCAGCGTAGGAAAGGACGACTCTGAAGACGCACTCTCAGTTCAGCTGGACATGAAGCTCTCGGATATGGGCGGAGACCTGAAACATGTGATGTCGGACAGCTCTCTGGATTTGCCCGGTCTCTCGGCCCACCAGCCCCCCGCTACAG AAGGAGACGACCTGAAATTTGACCCCTTCGGGACGTCGGGCCTCAGCACCCTGTCCAGCTACGACTGGTCAGACCGTGAGGAATGTCTGCCCGGGGAGGTCAGAAAGCCGCAGGGCTTTGAAGGAGCTTCCCTGCCATCTTTAGTGCCAGCACAGAGGAAGGAGCTGACCTTTGGCAGCACAGAAAACATCACAAGCAGCTCCGTAGCAAAGATCACAACCTCCTTTCCCACCCAGGACGGCTCATCCACAGATGACAAGTTTGAAGCCTTCGCTGATTTTGGCCCCAGCAACCAGGGAGGTGGCGATGACGAGGACGACTTCGGGGACTTTGCAAGCACTGTTTCTGAAAAGTCTGACTCACCTGCCGCCACTGCTGAGGGCGGCTCCGAGGGGAACCAAAGTGAGGCCTCTGATGAGTTCGGAGCCTTCCATGGGGACAAGCCAAAGTTTGGCAAGTCTGACTTCCTCAAAGCCAGCGCTCAGACCAACGTCAAGTCCAGTGAGGAGATGATCAAGAACGAACTGGCCACCTTTGACTTGTCTGTTCAAG GCTCCCACAAACGCAGTCACAGTTTGGGCGACAAGGAGATTGGGCGTTCTCCTCCGTCCCCGGCTCCAGAGCAGCCCTTCAGAGACCGATCCAACACCCTGAGCGAGAAGCCCGCCCTGCCTGTCATCAGGGACAAGTATAAGGACCTGactggggaggtggag gagAGCGAGCGTTACGCATACGAGTGGCAAAGGTGTCTGGAAAATGCTTTGGag GTCATCACCAAAGCCAACAACATCCTGAACAGCATCAGCAGCTCCTCTGTCTGCACCGAGGTCATCCAGTCCGCTCAGGGCATGGAGTACCTGCTGG GCGTTGTGGAAGTGTATCGTGTCACCAGGCGGGTGGAGCTGGGCATCAAAGCGACCGCCGTGTGCTCcgagaagctgcagcagctgctgaagGACATCAGCCGCGTTTGGAACAACCTCATGGGCTTCATGTCGCTGGCCAAGCTTGCT cCTGATGAAAGCTCCCTCGATTTCTCCTCCTGTATTTTGAGGCACGGCATTAAGAATGCCAAGGAGCTGGCTTGTGGGGTGTGTCTACTCAACGTCGACGCTCGCAGCAAg AGCAAAGAAGAAAGCACTATTGGACGTCTGTTTAAACGA GCATTCAACTCGGAGACAGACAACTTCAAACTGCTGTACGGAGGCCACCAGTACCACGCCAGCTGTGCCAATTTCTGGATTAACTGTGTGGAGCCCAAACCCCCCGGCCTCATACTGCCTGACCTGCTCTGA